A single window of Microbacterium oryzae DNA harbors:
- a CDS encoding phage late control D family protein yields MTMPARLGARVLLLLGAKTLPRPAPPRLIDALQSVEVTADREKGDGAQVVFEQWPPAALLGDPALAPGNRLIVAVVMGVLPQVLLDGIIVHQESGDGALTVTAQDLSVELDMEEKNAKYPNQADSIIVTQILGRYAQLGIAPAVTPTMDMPIETERVPQQNETDLAFVKRAAERNGHVFYIEPVTIGASKAYWGPEVRLGFPQPALTKDMGAATNLKSISFTIDSEAGAQTTGKVLEPFTKMTIPVPTLPSLKIPPLAARPVPAMRRALARDTANQSTATAATNLLSAAMNTPNAVSGTGEVDTAAYGHVLRARGLVGVRGVGLAFDGLYHVDAVTHKLSRGEYTQAFRLSREGLVSTVPVVPV; encoded by the coding sequence ATGACGATGCCGGCCCGTCTGGGAGCGCGCGTGCTGCTCCTGCTCGGCGCGAAGACCCTGCCGCGTCCCGCGCCGCCGCGCCTGATCGACGCCCTTCAGTCCGTCGAGGTGACGGCCGACCGCGAGAAGGGCGACGGCGCTCAGGTCGTCTTCGAGCAGTGGCCCCCGGCCGCCCTGCTCGGCGACCCCGCGCTCGCCCCGGGCAATCGCCTGATCGTCGCGGTCGTGATGGGCGTCCTGCCGCAAGTGCTGCTCGACGGGATCATCGTCCACCAGGAGTCGGGCGACGGCGCGCTCACCGTCACGGCGCAGGACCTCTCGGTCGAGCTCGACATGGAGGAGAAGAACGCGAAGTACCCGAACCAGGCGGACTCGATCATCGTCACGCAGATCCTCGGCCGATACGCGCAGCTCGGCATCGCCCCCGCCGTCACCCCGACGATGGACATGCCGATCGAGACCGAGCGCGTGCCGCAGCAGAACGAGACCGATCTCGCATTCGTCAAGCGGGCGGCCGAGCGCAACGGGCACGTCTTCTACATCGAGCCGGTGACGATCGGGGCGTCGAAGGCGTACTGGGGTCCCGAGGTGCGGCTGGGCTTTCCGCAGCCTGCGCTGACGAAAGACATGGGTGCGGCAACGAATCTGAAGTCGATCTCGTTCACGATCGACAGCGAGGCGGGTGCTCAGACGACAGGCAAGGTGCTAGAGCCGTTCACCAAGATGACCATCCCCGTGCCAACGCTGCCTTCGCTGAAGATCCCGCCTCTCGCGGCGAGGCCGGTCCCGGCCATGCGAAGGGCTCTCGCGCGCGACACAGCAAACCAGTCGACGGCGACGGCCGCGACGAACCTGCTCTCGGCGGCGATGAACACGCCCAACGCCGTCTCGGGCACGGGGGAGGTCGACACGGCGGCCTACGGGCACGTGCTGCGGGCCCGAGGCCTCGTCGGCGTGCGCGGCGTCGGCCTCGCCTTCGACGGGCTCTACCACGTGGATGCCGTGACCCACAAGCTCTCGCGCGGCGAGTACACGCAGGCGTTCCGGCTGAGCAGGGAGGGGCTCGTCAGCACCGTGCCCGTGGTGCCGGTATGA
- a CDS encoding eCIS core domain-containing protein, producing the protein MSAPTRTTGDRTTAGPVARAAQRALAARRDRGSTVAQPASRGLGSRRDETSLVPEPAERVALPHQGALEERFGRSLGDIDVFAGPRSAEALHRLGAVSAATGRSIFLPRADAPMAVVAHEVAHVLQARRLPADRAPSRDGIEPAGSRAEREANLAATGPSARSGAPVEITEGLAFGAVALLRRSAPPALPTSDSPTLTLGADPAVPVLKQTPTEPALEASTTSASTGSVAPASTPPSSEPLPPAAVPAEAAASAQDAAPAGAARAAPAADPSHAAAQQAAAAVAQEALAAAATPADRLRAYAEAPPSVKATQTASLSAGMADLAAEEGRAVQSEIPAVQVVLPGAPELAAAPPQTSAPSASAVQEELAPATSAATAPPEITTPEVPGAFRSASDAGAPLALASNAPPETLAARIDESLAAVPTSDTDVPRSAGAAPPIALAGESDPARVGELDEKGRAQGADARDAAARAVREGPGPESVQPVALEAAAELGAAEVAARPAAPTPEGPEQFAAMQLPPDVQVSFDEQQGPAMKQSLASAIAETDKAAADRDAARQEALDQAHAGEEQLHEDAEAGRSEVVGAARAKIGKARDDTLAAQDAELTRVEGEASERRRTDTQAVQREVDGGRRTIDADFAKADSDIKTEVASGEQKATAEKKKAERDAENDSWWDKAVDFVKSAISSLVAAVGRIFDAVRAAVNKVLDAVKKAALAVIAGVAHFVKSAIAAFGEFLKAAITGLIGKIFPGLAAKLNGLIDSAVAYAQKAVDVVADNLSKGVTALVEGLRAGLNKVIDVFQAGVEFAVGLAAAAITGDWGALFRKVLEAVLRLIGVDPEQFYAFVGRAEETLGIIVNNPLGFVGNLAKAVKGGIVAFADHIGAHLKHGVVAWLTGALGPAGIAIPQTFDLMGVLDLARQILGLTWENLKAKAVKLIGQKNVERIEQAASWIGTLVTEGWSGLWTRITADLASLRDKVFDGIRTFIQERVILSAITKLASLLNPVGAIVQLVMAAWNLFTFVREQLGRLAELVRTVVDTIGDIARGILDTPIKAVEGVLGRLLPLAIDLLARLIGLGNVGGKVREILEKVRGAVDQAIDKLIAKVVGLFKGGRGTAGAKDAVATESVDATQTFDIAGETHTLKSQMVGAHVAATMASSSFGPLGQRIAATLKFIEKLYLTPKSEKFVGAQRAQELAPKIAAIQAKADALVATLAELDKTATDDASRVKASRAQKKAIRDGFSAIRQMVEGLGLPDVSVGGAPLGSTPGIGDVEAHGAQRKRNRTGANTILHTESEHIIPYATGAVLLEAADASAGKREDNRRFDQALITIVIYERAARMKTPLDNKASEEFRKDTAGIVAEVQAAREAAKAPPSWDVVMALLDHLHTAAVARTINAVKKEHSETTMPNASSNGQVRGEKQPLPTGSAIKDAGRREFTQLNAIFRRLWLAGVGTAKGTGQAELSSVTLAGFNVMQPDVIATVQGIGAKKAREIVAERKKGPFTSKADLRARVRGLSPDFLKAIKDGG; encoded by the coding sequence GTGAGCGCCCCGACCCGGACGACCGGCGACCGCACGACGGCCGGCCCCGTCGCGCGCGCCGCCCAGCGCGCCCTCGCCGCGCGCCGCGACCGCGGCTCGACCGTCGCGCAGCCGGCCTCGCGGGGGCTCGGATCCCGCCGCGACGAGACCTCGCTCGTGCCGGAGCCCGCCGAGCGCGTCGCGCTGCCGCATCAGGGGGCGCTCGAGGAGCGATTCGGCCGCTCGCTCGGCGACATCGACGTCTTCGCCGGCCCGCGTTCCGCCGAGGCGCTGCACCGGCTCGGCGCCGTCTCGGCGGCGACGGGCCGCTCGATCTTCCTGCCCCGCGCGGACGCGCCGATGGCCGTCGTCGCCCACGAGGTGGCGCACGTCCTGCAGGCTCGCCGACTTCCTGCCGACCGCGCCCCCTCTCGCGACGGCATCGAGCCGGCCGGATCGCGCGCGGAGCGCGAGGCGAACCTCGCCGCGACGGGACCGAGCGCGCGCTCCGGTGCACCCGTCGAGATCACCGAGGGGCTCGCGTTCGGGGCGGTCGCGCTGCTGCGGCGATCGGCGCCGCCGGCGCTGCCGACATCGGACTCGCCGACCCTGACTCTTGGGGCGGATCCGGCTGTGCCGGTCTTGAAGCAGACCCCGACCGAGCCGGCACTCGAGGCCTCGACGACATCCGCCTCGACAGGATCCGTCGCACCGGCTTCCACTCCGCCGTCGTCGGAGCCTCTTCCGCCGGCGGCCGTTCCGGCCGAAGCGGCTGCCTCTGCTCAGGATGCGGCGCCCGCCGGCGCCGCTCGCGCCGCACCGGCGGCCGACCCTTCGCACGCAGCCGCGCAACAAGCCGCCGCCGCAGTCGCGCAGGAGGCGCTCGCCGCCGCGGCGACGCCCGCCGACCGCCTCCGGGCCTACGCGGAGGCGCCCCCGTCGGTGAAGGCAACGCAGACAGCGTCGCTGTCGGCCGGCATGGCCGATCTCGCAGCGGAGGAGGGGCGTGCTGTCCAATCGGAGATCCCCGCCGTCCAGGTGGTGCTGCCCGGTGCGCCGGAGCTGGCCGCCGCGCCGCCGCAGACGTCCGCGCCCTCCGCCAGCGCCGTGCAAGAAGAGCTCGCACCGGCGACGAGCGCGGCAACGGCACCGCCGGAGATCACGACCCCCGAGGTGCCGGGCGCCTTTCGCTCGGCGTCCGACGCCGGAGCGCCGCTCGCCCTCGCGTCCAACGCACCGCCCGAGACGCTCGCCGCGCGCATCGACGAGTCGCTCGCGGCCGTCCCGACCTCCGACACAGACGTCCCCCGATCAGCAGGCGCAGCCCCGCCGATCGCGCTCGCCGGGGAGAGCGACCCCGCACGCGTCGGCGAGCTCGATGAGAAGGGGCGCGCTCAGGGCGCGGACGCGCGGGATGCCGCGGCCCGAGCAGTCCGCGAAGGCCCCGGACCGGAGAGCGTTCAACCCGTCGCCCTGGAGGCCGCCGCCGAGCTCGGCGCCGCCGAGGTGGCCGCGCGCCCCGCTGCTCCCACGCCGGAAGGCCCGGAGCAGTTCGCGGCGATGCAGCTGCCTCCCGACGTGCAGGTGTCGTTCGACGAACAGCAGGGCCCCGCCATGAAGCAGTCTCTGGCAAGTGCTATCGCCGAGACCGATAAGGCGGCCGCGGACCGCGATGCCGCCCGCCAGGAGGCGCTTGACCAGGCGCACGCCGGCGAGGAGCAGCTGCACGAGGATGCCGAGGCGGGGCGCTCCGAGGTCGTCGGGGCGGCACGCGCGAAGATCGGGAAGGCGCGCGACGACACACTCGCGGCACAGGATGCCGAGCTCACGCGCGTCGAGGGCGAGGCGTCCGAGCGGAGGCGGACCGACACGCAGGCCGTGCAGCGCGAGGTCGACGGCGGTCGCAGGACCATCGACGCCGACTTCGCCAAGGCCGATTCCGACATCAAGACCGAGGTCGCCTCTGGTGAGCAGAAGGCCACCGCCGAGAAGAAGAAGGCCGAGCGCGACGCAGAGAACGACAGCTGGTGGGATAAGGCGGTCGACTTCGTCAAGAGCGCGATCTCGTCGCTCGTCGCGGCGGTCGGCAGGATCTTCGACGCCGTGCGCGCCGCCGTGAACAAGGTGCTCGACGCCGTCAAGAAGGCGGCGCTCGCCGTGATCGCCGGAGTCGCGCACTTCGTCAAGTCGGCCATCGCCGCCTTCGGCGAGTTCCTCAAGGCCGCAATCACGGGACTGATCGGCAAGATCTTCCCCGGGCTCGCGGCGAAGCTCAACGGTCTCATCGACTCCGCCGTCGCGTACGCCCAGAAGGCGGTCGACGTCGTGGCTGACAACCTGAGCAAGGGAGTCACCGCTCTCGTCGAGGGGCTGCGCGCCGGCCTCAACAAGGTCATCGACGTCTTCCAGGCCGGCGTCGAGTTCGCCGTCGGTCTTGCCGCCGCGGCCATAACGGGCGACTGGGGGGCGCTGTTCCGCAAGGTGCTCGAGGCGGTGCTGCGACTTATCGGCGTGGATCCCGAGCAGTTCTACGCCTTCGTGGGCCGTGCCGAAGAGACGCTCGGAATCATCGTCAACAACCCGCTCGGGTTCGTCGGCAACCTCGCGAAGGCCGTGAAGGGCGGCATCGTCGCCTTCGCCGACCACATCGGCGCGCACCTGAAACACGGTGTCGTCGCCTGGCTGACGGGCGCCCTGGGACCCGCGGGGATAGCGATCCCCCAGACCTTCGACCTCATGGGCGTGCTGGATCTCGCTCGCCAGATCCTCGGCCTCACGTGGGAGAACCTCAAGGCGAAGGCCGTCAAGCTCATCGGCCAGAAGAACGTCGAGCGCATCGAGCAGGCAGCGAGCTGGATCGGCACCCTCGTGACCGAGGGGTGGAGCGGCCTGTGGACGCGCATCACGGCCGATCTCGCCTCGCTGCGTGACAAGGTGTTCGACGGCATCCGCACCTTCATCCAGGAACGCGTCATCCTGAGCGCCATCACGAAACTCGCGAGCCTGCTCAACCCCGTCGGCGCGATCGTCCAGCTCGTGATGGCGGCGTGGAACCTCTTCACATTCGTGCGCGAGCAGCTGGGCCGGCTGGCGGAGCTGGTCCGCACGGTCGTCGACACGATCGGCGACATCGCGCGCGGCATCCTCGACACCCCCATCAAGGCCGTCGAAGGCGTGCTCGGGCGGCTGCTGCCGCTCGCGATCGATCTGCTCGCGCGGCTCATCGGGCTCGGGAACGTCGGCGGCAAGGTCCGCGAGATCCTCGAGAAGGTGCGCGGCGCGGTCGACCAGGCTATCGACAAGCTCATCGCGAAGGTCGTCGGCCTCTTCAAGGGCGGCAGGGGAACGGCGGGGGCGAAGGATGCTGTCGCCACGGAGTCCGTCGATGCCACGCAGACATTCGACATCGCGGGAGAGACTCACACCCTCAAGTCGCAGATGGTCGGCGCGCACGTCGCCGCGACGATGGCGAGCTCGTCGTTCGGCCCCCTGGGCCAGCGCATCGCCGCGACGCTGAAGTTCATCGAGAAGCTGTACCTGACACCGAAGAGCGAGAAGTTCGTCGGTGCGCAGCGCGCACAGGAGCTGGCCCCCAAGATCGCAGCGATTCAAGCGAAAGCCGATGCACTGGTGGCCACGCTCGCCGAACTTGACAAGACCGCGACCGATGACGCGTCGCGGGTCAAGGCCTCCCGCGCGCAGAAGAAGGCGATCCGCGACGGGTTCTCGGCGATCCGGCAGATGGTCGAGGGACTCGGCCTTCCGGATGTGTCCGTGGGGGGAGCGCCGCTCGGGAGCACGCCCGGCATCGGAGATGTGGAGGCGCATGGCGCCCAGCGCAAGAGAAACCGGACAGGTGCCAACACGATTCTCCACACCGAGTCCGAGCACATCATCCCGTACGCAACCGGGGCGGTGCTGCTGGAGGCCGCCGATGCGTCGGCGGGGAAGCGAGAGGACAACCGGAGATTCGATCAGGCGCTCATCACGATCGTGATCTACGAGAGGGCAGCTCGGATGAAGACGCCACTCGACAACAAGGCGAGCGAGGAATTCAGGAAGGACACCGCCGGCATCGTCGCCGAGGTGCAGGCGGCACGCGAAGCCGCGAAGGCGCCTCCGTCGTGGGACGTCGTCATGGCCCTTCTCGACCACCTTCACACAGCGGCAGTCGCGCGGACGATCAACGCTGTCAAGAAGGAGCACAGCGAGACGACCATGCCGAATGCGAGCTCGAATGGCCAGGTCCGAGGCGAGAAGCAGCCTCTGCCCACGGGGAGCGCGATAAAGGATGCCGGGCGGCGGGAGTTCACTCAGCTGAACGCCATCTTCCGAAGGCTGTGGCTCGCGGGGGTCGGCACAGCGAAGGGAACGGGTCAAGCGGAGCTTTCGTCGGTGACATTGGCGGGCTTCAACGTCATGCAACCCGACGTCATCGCCACTGTTCAGGGAATCGGCGCCAAGAAGGCTCGAGAGATCGTTGCAGAGCGCAAGAAGGGCCCGTTCACGTCCAAGGCGGACCTCAGAGCTCGCGTAAGGGGCCTCAGCCCGGACTTCCTCAAGGCGATCAAGGACGGGGGCTGA
- a CDS encoding ATP-binding protein, with protein MSTTWADDNRRYTAAAFRRVRGFLVDEFGSRDDEIDRELDELEERMSSAPALTTLEAAFGLSPFERDVLLLCAGVELDEGVRIALAEGDERRSVPAPTFALALAKLPHAHWSALTPAAPLRRWDLVEVAAGRRLTEAPLHVGERVLHYLAGIHYLDDAIGMRAPTADVALSDSRIEMARAAAEPLADASPAAQPVVQLVVQHLALGEAVAAELAASVGLAAGVLPASDLPIIPADLRDVARSVEREAVLAAVLPVVLVDESDADVAARLADEITGPVVIVTRTPVTLRRSDLRVVVPASNSEERLQTWATALGSAADDLPDEVQRAADLLDLDPLAIRAAASEFAAVSGDDDAAAAANRFWTLARDRARPRLGRLAERISRNATWDDLVLPDEQKQTLRDIAEQARWRGLVHREWGLGRDTGEGMGISALFAGPSGTGKTMAASVIATELGLDLYRVDLSQVVSKYIGETEKHLAEIFRGTEGAGCVLLFDEADALFGRRSEVRDSHDRYANLEVSYLLQRMEAYEGLAILTTNMRSALDPAFLRRLRFVVAFTLPDEPSRAEIWRKVYPEMVPREDLDPQLLAQLAIPGGNIRTIALNAAFHAAARGGDVTMADILRATRAEFVKLERALPEAQVRGWT; from the coding sequence ATGAGCACGACGTGGGCCGACGACAACCGCCGCTATACGGCGGCGGCGTTCCGGCGCGTACGCGGGTTCCTCGTCGACGAGTTCGGTTCGCGTGACGACGAGATCGATCGTGAACTCGATGAGCTCGAGGAGCGCATGTCGAGCGCGCCCGCGCTGACGACGCTCGAGGCCGCCTTCGGACTCTCACCGTTCGAGCGGGATGTGCTCCTCCTGTGCGCAGGTGTCGAGCTCGACGAGGGTGTGCGGATCGCGCTCGCCGAGGGCGACGAGCGCCGCAGTGTGCCGGCACCCACCTTCGCCCTGGCGCTGGCCAAGCTGCCTCACGCCCACTGGAGCGCACTGACGCCGGCAGCGCCGCTGCGGCGGTGGGACCTCGTCGAGGTTGCTGCCGGTCGCCGACTCACCGAGGCACCCCTCCACGTCGGCGAGCGTGTCCTGCACTATCTCGCCGGCATCCACTACCTCGACGACGCGATCGGGATGCGGGCGCCGACCGCCGACGTGGCGCTGAGCGACAGCCGCATCGAGATGGCTCGTGCGGCCGCCGAGCCCCTTGCGGACGCCTCTCCGGCCGCGCAGCCCGTCGTGCAGCTCGTCGTGCAGCACCTCGCGCTGGGCGAGGCCGTGGCCGCCGAGCTGGCCGCCTCGGTCGGGCTCGCCGCAGGCGTGCTCCCCGCGTCCGATCTGCCGATCATCCCCGCCGATCTGCGCGACGTCGCTCGCAGCGTCGAGCGGGAGGCCGTGCTCGCCGCGGTGCTTCCGGTCGTGCTCGTCGACGAGTCGGACGCCGACGTGGCGGCTCGGCTGGCGGACGAGATCACCGGTCCGGTCGTGATCGTGACGCGCACGCCGGTGACGCTCCGCCGGAGCGACCTTCGCGTCGTGGTCCCGGCTTCGAACTCCGAGGAGCGTCTGCAGACGTGGGCGACGGCGCTGGGCAGTGCCGCTGACGACCTACCCGACGAGGTGCAGCGCGCCGCCGACCTCTTGGACCTCGACCCTCTCGCGATTCGCGCGGCGGCGTCCGAATTCGCCGCGGTGAGCGGCGACGACGACGCGGCCGCAGCCGCGAACCGGTTCTGGACTCTCGCGCGCGACCGCGCACGCCCGCGCCTGGGCCGTCTCGCCGAGCGGATCTCCCGCAATGCCACGTGGGACGACCTGGTGCTGCCGGACGAGCAGAAGCAGACTCTCCGCGACATCGCAGAGCAGGCGCGCTGGCGCGGCCTCGTGCACCGCGAGTGGGGACTCGGCCGCGACACGGGCGAGGGCATGGGGATCTCCGCGCTCTTCGCCGGGCCCAGCGGGACGGGCAAGACCATGGCCGCGAGCGTCATCGCCACGGAACTCGGCCTGGACCTCTATCGCGTCGATCTGAGCCAGGTCGTGAGCAAGTACATCGGCGAGACCGAGAAGCACCTCGCCGAGATCTTCCGCGGCACGGAGGGCGCCGGGTGCGTGCTCCTCTTCGACGAAGCCGACGCCCTCTTCGGCCGCCGCAGCGAAGTCCGCGACAGTCACGACCGGTACGCCAACCTCGAGGTGAGCTACCTGCTGCAGCGCATGGAGGCGTACGAGGGGCTCGCGATCCTGACGACGAACATGCGCAGCGCACTCGATCCGGCGTTCCTCCGACGGCTGCGCTTCGTCGTCGCCTTCACACTGCCCGACGAGCCGAGCCGTGCCGAGATCTGGCGGAAGGTGTACCCCGAGATGGTCCCGCGAGAGGACCTCGACCCCCAGCTGCTCGCGCAGCTCGCGATCCCCGGCGGCAACATCCGCACGATCGCCCTCAACGCCGCCTTCCATGCCGCGGCACGCGGCGGAGATGTCACGATGGCCGACATCCTGCGGGCGACCCGCGCGGAGTTCGTCAAGCTCGAACGCGCTCTTCCGGAAGCACAGGTGCGCGGATGGACGTGA
- a CDS encoding DUF4255 domain-containing protein: protein MSNALSVAATTAALAWRLTQAMAEFGMGGDASAGRPDGADPEKPAIKVFLYRVDLSAARRNDDLPTRSGEAVVTRPRAALILHYLLCFLGDEDTAVPEKLLGIAATNVHAQPLLTRKEIEKGWAKVGPVGANGQDLSAAPDRVRLSIVGLALEEISHVWSSLMGQPYRLSLAVTADVVVLEPKVVPIRPLPVTSRGLYSSAVLSPEVSSVSVAGTAPGAPVPIVAGEQLELRGRDLMSEDTTVVLVGHLELSPDGSSSSKPAPPPTSDRLFVTLPVATPPGVLGIAVEHRRSLGVPPSPRTVRQSPLYPIVVAPAMTSAKVVGTPTPAGGDPRTYSGTTEITVQQAVPDDQAVTMLLSGGREAFAFEQATRGAASPSSSRKTFSIPFTGVPAGDYLVRVVIAGVQSTPSVVDSGPLGGTIAGPKVTIS, encoded by the coding sequence ATGAGCAACGCGCTCTCGGTCGCAGCCACCACGGCAGCGCTCGCGTGGCGGCTCACGCAGGCGATGGCAGAGTTCGGAATGGGCGGCGACGCGTCGGCGGGCAGGCCGGATGGCGCGGATCCCGAGAAGCCGGCCATCAAGGTGTTCCTCTACCGCGTCGACCTGAGCGCTGCGCGACGCAATGACGACCTCCCGACCCGCTCCGGCGAAGCGGTCGTCACTCGGCCGCGCGCTGCGCTGATCCTGCACTACCTGCTCTGCTTCCTGGGCGACGAAGACACGGCGGTGCCCGAGAAGCTGCTCGGCATCGCCGCGACGAACGTGCACGCGCAGCCTCTGCTGACACGGAAGGAGATCGAGAAGGGATGGGCGAAGGTCGGCCCGGTCGGTGCGAACGGTCAGGACCTCTCCGCGGCACCCGATCGGGTGCGACTGAGCATCGTGGGGCTTGCCCTCGAAGAAATCTCGCACGTGTGGTCGTCGCTCATGGGCCAGCCGTACCGCCTGTCGCTCGCGGTGACCGCCGATGTCGTGGTGCTCGAGCCGAAGGTTGTCCCCATCCGTCCGCTGCCCGTCACGTCGAGAGGGCTCTACTCGTCCGCCGTCCTGTCGCCAGAGGTGTCCTCCGTCAGCGTGGCAGGTACCGCACCTGGTGCCCCCGTGCCGATCGTGGCGGGCGAACAGCTCGAACTGCGCGGTCGCGACCTCATGAGCGAGGACACGACCGTCGTTCTCGTGGGACATCTCGAGCTCTCCCCGGACGGATCATCTTCGTCGAAGCCGGCTCCACCGCCGACGTCGGATCGGCTGTTCGTGACACTCCCCGTGGCGACACCTCCCGGGGTGCTGGGCATCGCCGTCGAGCACCGCCGCTCGCTCGGCGTGCCGCCTTCGCCGCGCACCGTGCGGCAGTCGCCGCTGTACCCCATCGTCGTCGCACCCGCCATGACCTCGGCGAAGGTCGTCGGCACCCCGACGCCGGCCGGAGGAGATCCGCGGACGTACTCGGGCACCACTGAGATCACCGTCCAACAGGCCGTGCCGGACGACCAGGCGGTGACGATGCTCTTGAGCGGCGGTCGCGAGGCGTTCGCCTTCGAACAGGCCACGCGCGGCGCCGCGAGCCCCTCGTCGAGCCGGAAGACCTTCAGCATCCCCTTCACCGGTGTCCCGGCGGGAGACTATCTCGTCCGCGTCGTCATCGCGGGTGTTCAGAGCACGCCGAGCGTCGTGGATTCGGGTCCCCTCGGAGGGACGATCGCAGGGCCGAAGGTGACGATCTCATGA
- a CDS encoding phage tail protein: protein MVSFSVNANRFDPYKNFKFRVKWDGKYVAGVSKVSALKRTTEVVSHRHGGDPSSSRRSPGRTEFEAVTLERGVTHDTEFERWANKVWNFGSGLGAEVSLKDFRKDIILEVYNEAGQLAIAYKVFRCWVSEFQPVGELDANANAVLIATLKLENEGWERDYDVPEPTEPSFTEP, encoded by the coding sequence ATGGTCAGCTTCAGCGTGAACGCGAACCGCTTCGACCCGTATAAGAACTTCAAGTTCCGGGTGAAGTGGGACGGCAAGTACGTCGCGGGCGTCAGCAAGGTCAGTGCGCTCAAGCGCACGACGGAAGTCGTCTCGCACCGCCACGGCGGCGACCCGAGCAGCAGTCGTCGCTCTCCTGGTCGGACGGAGTTCGAAGCCGTCACTCTCGAGCGCGGGGTGACACACGACACCGAGTTCGAGAGGTGGGCGAACAAGGTTTGGAACTTCGGGTCCGGCCTCGGCGCGGAGGTGTCGCTGAAGGACTTCCGCAAGGACATCATCCTCGAGGTGTACAATGAGGCGGGACAACTCGCGATCGCGTACAAGGTCTTCCGCTGCTGGGTCTCGGAGTTCCAACCGGTCGGCGAGCTGGATGCCAATGCGAACGCCGTGCTCATCGCGACCCTCAAGCTCGAGAACGAGGGCTGGGAACGGGACTATGACGTCCCAGAGCCCACCGAGCCGAGCTTCACCGAGCCCTAG
- a CDS encoding phage tail sheath family protein, with protein sequence MPVSVSYPGVYIQEIDSGVRSIAGVPTSITAFVGRARRGPVDEPVLIHGLGEFTRRFGGLWAEAPLGHAVAQYYQNGGVDAVIVRAYDPPPTGDGASSVTLPASGASALTLRAANPGKWGDRLVVTVKHDDADSTVFHLTIEELAPGPLVPTRPAVVASERFVRLSHIAGSPRFVSDVLAAQSRLVRVTAPPSGRVDEATDEQLQGGSDGDALTVSSIADRTALEDAKRGLWALEKTDLFNLLVIPPLAPDVFPDKTTWDTAAAYAHDRRAILLVDPDPGWTEANSIDAAAVAAHAAPSENAALYFPRIDFADPLQENRPRPFPPAGAVAGVIARIDGERGLWKSPAGQEATVAGAGRLGVHLTDRENGVLNPRAVNCLRSFPATGAVVWGARTLRGADALADQWKYLSVRRTALYIEESLYRGTQWVVFEPNDEPLWSQIRLSVGAFMNGLFRQGAFQGTTPAQAYYVKCDRDSNPQEDIDRGIVNIFVGFAPLKPAEFVIVSIQQIRPAE encoded by the coding sequence ATGCCTGTCTCCGTCAGCTACCCGGGCGTCTACATCCAGGAGATCGATTCCGGCGTCCGCAGCATCGCGGGCGTTCCCACGTCCATCACCGCCTTCGTCGGCAGGGCTCGGCGCGGGCCCGTCGACGAACCGGTGCTCATTCACGGGCTCGGCGAGTTCACGCGTCGATTCGGCGGGCTGTGGGCTGAGGCGCCCCTCGGGCATGCCGTCGCGCAGTACTACCAGAATGGCGGCGTGGATGCCGTCATCGTGCGCGCCTACGACCCCCCGCCTACCGGTGACGGGGCGTCGTCGGTCACGTTGCCCGCGTCGGGTGCGAGTGCCCTCACGCTGCGCGCCGCGAATCCGGGAAAGTGGGGTGATCGGCTCGTCGTCACGGTCAAGCACGACGACGCAGACTCGACGGTGTTCCACCTGACGATCGAGGAGCTCGCCCCGGGACCGCTCGTCCCGACCCGGCCCGCCGTCGTCGCGAGCGAGCGATTCGTGCGTTTGTCACACATCGCGGGAAGCCCGCGATTCGTCTCAGACGTCCTCGCGGCGCAGTCGCGACTCGTTCGGGTGACGGCACCGCCGTCCGGGCGGGTGGACGAGGCCACGGACGAACAGCTCCAGGGCGGCAGCGACGGCGACGCCCTGACGGTCAGCAGCATCGCAGACCGGACTGCACTCGAGGACGCCAAGCGCGGGCTCTGGGCGCTGGAGAAGACGGACCTGTTCAACCTGCTCGTCATCCCGCCGCTCGCTCCCGATGTGTTCCCCGACAAGACCACGTGGGACACGGCAGCCGCCTACGCGCATGACCGCCGAGCGATACTGCTCGTCGACCCGGATCCGGGCTGGACGGAAGCGAACTCGATCGACGCGGCCGCGGTCGCGGCGCATGCGGCGCCGAGCGAGAACGCGGCGCTGTACTTCCCCCGCATCGACTTCGCGGACCCCCTGCAGGAGAACCGTCCGCGTCCGTTCCCTCCCGCGGGAGCGGTGGCGGGGGTCATCGCGCGCATCGACGGAGAGCGCGGGCTCTGGAAGTCTCCGGCGGGACAGGAGGCCACGGTCGCCGGTGCGGGCAGGCTAGGCGTGCATCTCACCGATCGCGAGAACGGCGTGCTCAACCCGCGAGCCGTCAACTGCCTGCGCAGCTTCCCTGCGACGGGAGCCGTCGTCTGGGGGGCGCGCACGCTGCGCGGTGCCGACGCTCTCGCGGATCAGTGGAAGTACCTCTCAGTGCGTCGAACAGCGCTCTACATCGAGGAGAGCCTGTACCGAGGTACGCAGTGGGTCGTGTTCGAGCCGAACGACGAGCCGCTGTGGTCGCAGATCCGGCTGAGCGTGGGTGCGTTCATGAACGGGCTCTTCAGGCAGGGAGCGTTCCAAGGCACGACTCCCGCCCAGGCCTACTACGTGAAGTGCGACCGCGACAGCAATCCGCAGGAGGACATCGACCGTGGGATCGTCAACATCTTCGTCGGGTTCGCACCCCTCAAACCCGCCGAGTTCGTCATCGTCAGCATCCAGCAGATCCGACCGGCGGAGTGA